The nucleotide window GCTCCTGGGCGTCGTGAGTTTGATTCGCCTTTCCATGGCTTACCAGGAGCGACTCGAACGGCATGGCGAGATGGCTGCTGTCGTTGATGTAGAAACATCCAAGCTCGAAAACCTGCAGCGGCGCTTCGACGCTTTTTTCACTCTGGGCGGTGATGATCGCCTAATGGATGAACAGGATCAGTGGATCGCACCGAACCGCCTGAGAGTGATCTGGCGCTGAGTTTCGTGATCCTGCGGTGAGCGCTGCAGCACTGAAGGGCAGACTGGCTTCCTTTCAAGGGTTTTGAGATGTCCATGCCCGGCACCGTTCTGATCACCGGCACCACATCGGGTGTGGGCCTGAATGCCACACGTGCATTGGTGAGTCGAGGCTGGACGGTGATCACAGCCAACCGCAGCCCACAGCGGGCTGCGGCGGCTGCAGACGAACTGGACCTTCCAAAAGAGCGGCTGCAACACGTGTTGATGGATCTTGGAGATCTCGAGAGTGTGCGCCAAGCCGTTGATGCTCTGCCCGAGACGTTGGACGCTGTGGTTTGTAATGCAGCGGTTTATAAACCCAAGTTGAAGCAACCGGAGCGTTCGCCTCAGGGCTACGAAATTTCAATGGCCACCAACCACTTCGGCCATTTCCTTCTGGTACAGCTGCTGTTGGGTCGCCTGCAGAACTCCAGTCACCCCTCAAGGCGGGTCGTGATCCTTGGCACCGTCACGGCCAACTCCAAGGAACTAGGCGGCAAAATCCCCATTCCCGCTCCTGCTGATCTGGGAGATCTATCCGGTTTCGAGGCCGGTTTCAAAGACCCCATTGCGATGGCCAGTGGCAAGCCTTTCAAGCCCGGCAAGGCCTATAAAGACAGCAAGCTCTGCAACATGATCACCACGCAGGAGTTGCATCGCCGCTTGCACGCGGACATGGGGATCACCTTCACGTCGCTCTACCCCGGTTGCGTGGCGGATACTCCGCTGTTCCGCAACACACCCAAGGCCTTCCAGACAATTTTTCCCTGGTTCCAGAAGAACATCACTGGCGGCTATGTCTCTCAAGCGTTGGCGGGAGAACGGGTTGCCGACGTTGTCGCCAATCCCGACTTCGCCGAATCGGGCGTGCACTGGAGCTGGGGCAACCGGCAGAAGAAAGATGGGCAGCAATTCAGCCAGGAGCTGTCAGATAAGGCTACCGACCCAGACACCGCTCGACGGGTCTGGGAACTGTCGATGCAGCTGGTGGGACTCTGATCAGTCGAAGCCGAGCAGGTCGAAGATCTCTCGGTCCTTCAGCGATGTGGCTTCGAGGGGCTGCACGTTCTCGAGCATGTTCTGCGCCAGACGCAGATATTCCTGGCGAACGGCCTGAACTCCCTCATCTGCATCATCCATTTCAAAAATGGTGCACTTCTTGAGACGCGACCGTCGAATGGCGTCGACATCTTTGAAGTGCGCCATGGTGCGCAGGCCCGTGCGCTCGTTGAATTTGTCGATCTGATCAGTGTCAGCTGAGCGGTTGGCCACGACTCCCCCGAGCCGCACCTTGTAGTTCTTGGCTTTGGCCTGAATCGCCTGAACGATCCGGTTCATCGCGAAGATCGAATCGAAATCGTTGGCGGTGACGATGAGGCAGTAATTGGCGTGCTGCAGGGGGGCGGCGAAGCCACCGCAGACCACATCGCCGAGCACATCGAAGATCACCACATCGGTGTCTTCCAGCAGGTGATGTTCCTTCAGCAACTTCACCGTCTGGCCGGTGACGTAACCGCCGCAACCGGTACCTGCGGGCGGGCCTCCGCTTTCCACACATTTCACTCCGTTGAAGCCTGTGAAAACGAAGTCCTCTGGACGCAGTTCCTCGCTGTGGAAGTCCACTTCCTCAAGGATGTCAATGACCGTCGGCACCATCTTGTGGGTCAGCGTGAAGGTGCTGTCGTGCTTGGGATCGCAGCCGATCTGAAGCACCCGCTTGCCAAGCTTGGAAAACGCGGCCGAGAGATTGGAGGAGGTGGTGGACTTGCCGATGCCGCCCTTGCCGTAAACGGCGATGACCAGGGTTTCCTCTTCGATGTTCAGCGAGGGGTCCTGATGGACCTGAACACTGCCGTCGCCATCAACAGGACGCTTCAGGGTCGTGGTCATGCAGCGACCTTTGCACAATGGATCAATGTCATTCAACAGCAGCGGATGTGTTCTGTCTGTGATTCAGCAGTAAATGAAAGATCTGCTTTCAGAAGCTTTAGCTTCACTGTTGATTATTGGTTGATTGGGTTAAATAATTGAGTGGAAATGCTCATGCTTTGTAGTGGGCTTTGGCGTCATAGAGCGTTTCGCTGCTGATTTCCTTGCATCCCACCTCCTTGGCATACGACTCGGCATTGCGGCGAACTTTCCCACGCACAAAGAAGGGGATCTTCTTCAATTCGGCTTCGCCATCGGCGGTCCAAACCAGTTGGCCGGATGAGGCCTCGTGATGGCTGTCAATTTCGTTTGAGACCTCAGTTCCGTTCTCAGCTCCCGCACCTCCTTGGTGCCCCAAATGACTTTGGTGCCCATCCACAAACTCGAAGTCGTGGCGGAACATGCCGATCAGGTGCTCCTCCAGGCCCATCATTAATGGGTGGACCCAGGCATCGAAGATCACATTCGCGCCTTCCCAGCCCATCTGAGGGCTGTGGCGTGCAGGAACATCCTGAACATGCATCGGGGTGCTGATCACGGCGCAAGGAATCCCAAGCCGTTTAGCGCTGTGCCGTTCCATCTGGGTACCCAGGACGAGTTCGGGAGCCGCTTCGGCCATGGCTGCCTCGACCGCCAGATAGTCATCGCAGATCAGGGCCTCAAGACCCAGCCTTTTGGCAGCGGCACGAACAGGTCTGGCCATTTCCCGGCTGTAGGTACCCAGCCCCACCACGGTGAATCCAAGTTCTTCGCTGCAGATCCTTGCTGCGGCAATGGCGTGGGTGCCGTCGCCAAAGATGAAGACCCGCTTGCCTGTGAGATAAGTGGAATCGACAGACTCGGAATACCAGGGCATGCGGGATCGCTGGTATCCCTCTGCAGCCTCCGGGGGGGCCATCCCAAGCAGGGCATGCACCTCCACAAGAAAGTCGTGGGTTGCCCCCATTCCGATCGGCACCGTTTTGCTGAAAGGGATTCCGAAGTTGCGTTCCAGCCAGCTGCAGCTGGATTCAGCCACTTCCGGATAGAGGCACACATTCAAGTCAGCCTGGGGCAGTCGAAGAATGTCCTTCACCCCTGCACTCAGCGGCGCGACAACGCCAACGTCGATGCCGTGAAGTGATAGCAGTCGCTGGATTTCAAGAACATCGTCTCGACAACGGAAACCAAGCAGGGACGGCCCGAGCAGATTCACCCGTGGGCGACGCCCTTCCTGCTTCCAGGCTTTCACGTCATGGTTCGGCTGCGGCGGGACGGTTTGTTTCAGCAGCCCTCGCACCAGTTGGTAGAAGGTCTCAGCAGCTCCCCAGTTCTCTTTCTTGCTGTAAGCGGGAAGCTCCAGGGTGACCACGGGCATCGGTAATCCCATTCCCTGCGCCAGAGCACCGGGCTGGTCTTGGATCAGTTCGGCCGTGCAGCTTTCTCCCACAAGCAGAGCATCGGGTTGAAAACGATCGGCTGCTTCTTGCACGTGCCGCTTGACCAGTTCTGCGGTGTCGCCTCCCAGATCTCTGGCCTGAAAGGTGGTGTAGGTCACCGGTGGTCGTTGCCCGCGACGTTCGATCATCGTGAACAGAAGATCGGCGTAGGTGTCGCCCTGCGGTGCATGAAGCACGTAGTGAACTCCTTGCATTGAGGCGGCGATGCGCATGGCACCCACATGGGGGGGGCCTTCGTAAGTCCAGAGCGTCAGTTCCATCGAATCAAGCGTGAACGGGGTGATCGGAGGGCGTTGGGTGCAGAGCCGGGTGGATCAGTTGGCGTCTGTGCAGTGGGCGTGAAAACAGTTCTGCAAGATCGCCGGCCTGGTCGATGCCGTGGATCGGACTGAACACCAGTTCAATCGACCATTTGGTTGTGATCCCCTCCGCTTCCAGGGGGTTGGCGAGTCCCATCCCACACACCACCAGATCCGGGCGGCCGGCGCGCACGCGATCCAGCTGCCGTTCCACGTGCTGCCCCTCCACAACGGTTGTCCCATCAGGAAGCAGGGCCAGTTCTTCGACCATTTGTTCGCGATTGAGATAAGGAACGCCCACCTCAACCAGCTCCATGCCGCATTCCCTGTGCAAAAAGCGGGCCAATGGAAGTTCAAGTTGGGATTCCGGCAGCAGGAAGATGCGCTTTCCAGCCAGCACCTCACGATGGGGGGCGAGGGCGATCCGGGCCCGTGCTTCGAGAGGATCCAGAACTTCTCGGACGCTGGCTTCCGGACACTGGAAGTTGGCTGCGGCAGCTTCCATCCAGCGTCGGCTGCCCTCGGCGCCTAGTGGGAAGGGGGCTTTGAGCACCGTGGCGCCCCGGTCACGCAGCAACCGTGCGGTTTCGGTGAGGAAGGGCTGCGTCAGCAGCACCGTGGTACCGGGCCCCACCGGTGGCAGCTCAGAGGACTGGCGCGGCGGGAGACTGCGAACGGTCTCGATGCCGAGTTTCGAGAAGAGGTGGATCAGGCGATCCTCCACGGCATCAGCCAAGGTGCCCACCAGGAGAAGCTGGCGGGCGTCGCTGGCCGGCAGCAGAGGCACGAGTGCAGCCAGGGCTCCGTCTTCCCCCTGGGTGAAGGTTGTTTCGATGCCGCTTCCCGAATAATTCACAACCCGGACGCGCCCCTGGAGCTCTTCGTTGAGGCGTTCGGCGGCTCGGGCGAGATCCAGCTTGATGACTTCGCTTGGACAAGATCCCACCAAGAAAAGGGTGCGGATTTCTGGGCGCCGTTTTAAGAGTTCCCGGGCAACCCGGTCGAGCTCGTCGTGGGCATCAGCCAGACCAGCAAGATCACGCTCGCTGAGAATGGCGGTGCCGAATCGAGGCTCGGCAAAAATCATCACGCCGGCGGCGCTCTGGATCAGGTGCGCGCAGGTGCGGGATCCCACCACGAGGAAGAAGGCATCGGGCATGCGGCGGTGCAGCCACACGATCGACGTCAGGCCGCAGAACACCTCCCGAGGCCCGGACTCCTTGAGAAGATTGGCGCTCATTTCGCCTGCGTCCACAGATCCTGTTCTCACCATGGCGCTGGAATCCCAAAAGGGGCCAACTGCCTGAAACTCTTTGGGATCGTGACGGTTCGAATCTGGAAATCTGACTACATTTCGACCGACGACCGGACGAATCCATGTCCTCGCTGCGCGTCCTCTCGGCGGCCTTAGCCCTTGGCCTGGCACTTGCGGCCTGCCAGTCCGCTGAGAAGAAAGCGGCCATGGATGAAGTGAAGGTTGCGCGAGGTGTTGAGGCGGTTTGTGCTGCTCAGGCGGATGTTGATGACGCCGTGGTCGCGGTCAAGGCGCTTACAGCTGAATCCACCGTTGCCGAGGCCGAGAAAGCAGGCGAAAAGCTCAACAACGCACTGTCCGCACTGAACAAGGCTGAAGATCAGCTGGTGAAGGCAGAGGTGAAGGAGTACCGCGATCAGGTTGAAATCTTCCGTCAGGCCGTCAATGACGTCAGTAAGAACAAAAATCTCACCCTTGCCGAAGCTGCCGATCAGTTGAAAGGCAAGGCTGCACCTGTGGTGGCCGCACGCGAGCAGCTGGCTGCGAGCACCGTTTGTGTGGCTGTGGAAGATGACTCCATGAAGGATCCCTCCTAAATGCGATTCGTCGTTCAGAGGCGACGGCGGAAGCGGTCATCGCCATAGCTTCCGCCCGATCTCTCGTCAGAAACTTCGATTTTCGTGAGCCGCCAGACATTGCGGCTCACGCGCTTGGCGCACAGCCCACCGCGCTCTACCTGTTCGGTTCCAGGTCGGGCACCGAGCAGGAAACCCACTTCCGCAGTACTCAGTGGTGCTCCGGTCTCCAGAGCCAATGCGGTGAGCTCCAGCCGTTGCCGCAGTTGATGCAGGGTCTGGGCTTTGTTTTCGTTTTGGGATGGCAACCAAGGCAGTTCGGCGTGTCCTTCTCGGGCCAAACGCTGCATCAGGCCATAGCTCACCAGTCCGAGCGCCTGTTCGGCATTCAGTTCAGTGGCTGGATTTCCATCGTTCAGGCGGGGCTCCTGTGTCGAGGTCATCGGTCTTGATGCATGTGGGCTGAAGGTATCGGCTGGCTTCAGCGACGCAAGCGCAAAGCCCTTGCTCACAGTCGGCTTCCGGTAAGATCCGCGCCATGAATCGTTTCGCCGGCTTCGATGCCAGGGAGCGGCGCGTCGGCGGCAGCGCCCTCGTTACCGGTACGGAAGTTCATCCTTCCGCGAGTGGAGCCAGCTGCGTTGTTACCACTGATTCCGAATCGTCACGCTTTACCCGCCGAAACAGCCATGTGCAGTCGATCGAACTGCGCACGCATGTCTTCATTGACTCCCTCCAGCCCCAACTAGCGGCGTATATGGGGTCTGTCAGCCAAGGTTTTCTTCCGATCCCAGGAGATGCCTGTCTCTGGATGGAAGTGTCACCGGGAATGGCCGTTCATCGTGTCACTGACATCGCCCTGAAGGCCAGCAATGTGCGGCTCGGACAGATGGTGGTGGAGCGGGCTTTCGGCTCCATGGCCTTGTATCACCGCGATCAGAGCACAGTGCTTCACTCCGGAGATGTGGTTCTCGAGGCGATCGGCAGCTCCATCGACCAGCGCAGTCCGGCTGAGGTGAGCTGGACTGAGGTGATTCGTGCGATTACACCTGACCATGCGGTGCTGATTAATCGGCAAAATCGACGGGGCTCGATGATTGAGGCGGGGATGAGCATGTTCATCCTCGAAACGGAACCAGCTGGTTACGTGCTGATCGCAGCCAATGAAGCCGAGAAGGCTTCCAACATCACATTGGTGGATGTGAAAGCGGTGGGTGCATTCGGACGTCTCACCCTGGCGGGGCGAGAAGGTGATGTTGAAGAGGCCGCTGCCGCCGCCATGCGAGCCATCGACTTGGTGAATCGACGTTCAACACTGCGCTGATTTCAGTCCAAATTGAGGCGTCTACGCAGGCCTTGAGCCAAATTGCGTGCGGCTTTTCCGCGACTGCCCAGCCTCGAGAGCTGGGAGGCGTTGAGTTGGCCGTAACTGCAGCCTGCTTCACGAACCCAGAACAGGGATTCAATCCCTCCACCCGGATAGGCAGGGGTATGGAGCAATTCACCCCAGCAGAACCCTTCAGCTTCCTCATCACAGGTCCCCTCCGGTGAGCAGAGCACCATGGCGCTGCGGAAGCATGCGCTTCGGTAGGGAATGTCGGCCATCGCCGCTTGAAGGCGTTCCAGCTTGTCGTGGTCCGATGCGGCGAACCTTGCCGTGAAGAGCCCAGGAGCACCGTCAAGAGCGTCGACTTCCAAGCCGGAATCGTCGGCAAGCGCCCAGCATCCTGTTCGCAGAGCGGCGGCGAGAGCTTTCAGGCGAGCGTTTTCGAGATAAGTGCTTCCTGTTTCCTCCACATCAAGATCCGCAGGCTGGCGGCTCACGTCCACGTTGATCGGACCGAGCATGGCTTCAATCTCCGCCACTTTGTGTGGATTGCCACTGGCGATGATCAGCCTGCGCAAAGAACCCCCTCTGAAGGGTTCCATTGTGTGGGATCAACGGGGCAACCAACCCCCTCTTGAGGCATGTTTTTTTGTAAACAAAGACTTTTGCCGTCGTCGGCAACCCAATGTGTTCAGGTGCTCACGCGATACACCAGCAGCTGTTCCCATCAGTCATAGACAGGCTGATCAGTGGAGCTTATGAAGTTCACTATGGACAGTGATCTCGAGAGTTCTCCAGATCGCTTGACGGCCAGGCCTTTGGCAGAGCAGGCTCAGCGGCGAACATTCCACCCCCTTTCCCGGTAGGCAATGGCTAACGAAACCATGGGCATCGCCCTCGGCATGATCGAGACCCGCGGTCTGGTCCCCGCCATCGAGGCAGCTGATGCCATGACCAAGGCTGCCGAAGTGCGCCTGATCGGTCGTGAGTTCGTCGGCGGCGGCTACGTCACCGTTCTGGTGCGCGGCGAAACCGGCGCTGTGAACGCTGCTGTGCGTGCTGGCGCCGATGCTTGCGAACGTGTCGGCGACGGCCTGGTCGCTGCTCACATCATTGCCCGCCCCCACCGCGAAGTAGAGCCTGCTCTGGGCAACGGCAACTTCATCGGTCAGAAGGACTGAGATCTTCCGCTGAGCCTCTGATGAGGCACGCGAACGTCTCAACCTCTTCACCGACCTAACGGAGATTTCCCATGAGCAAGAAGTACGACGCTGGGGTCAAGGAGTACAGGGATACCTACTGGACTCCTGATTACGTCCCCCTCGACACCGACCTGCTGGCCTGCTTCAAGTGCACCGGCCAAGACGGTGTGCCCAAGGAAGAAGTTGCCGCTGCTGTGGCTGCTGAATCCTCCACCGGCACCTGGTCCACTGTGTGGTCCGAGCTCCTCACCGATCTCGACTTCTATAAAGGCCGTTGCTACCGCATCGAAGACGTCCCTGGTGACAAGGAGTCTTTCTATGCCTTCATCGCCTACCCCCTCGACCTGTTCGAAGAGGGTTCCATCACCAACGTTCTGACCTCCCTGGTCGGCAACGTGTTCGGTTTCAAGGCTCTTCGCCACCTGCGCCTGGAAGACATCCGCTTCCCGATGGCGTTCATCAAGAGCTGCTACGGCCCGCCGAACGGCATCCAGGTCGAGCGCGACCGGATGAACAAGTACGGACGTCCACTGCTGGGTTGCACCATCAAGCCGAAGCTCGGCCTGAGCGGTAAGAACTACGGCCGTGTTGTCTATGAGTGCCTGCGCGGTGGTCTGGACTTCACCAAAGACGACGAGAACATCAACTCCCAGCCCTTCCAGCGTTGGCAGAACCGCTTCGAATTCGTTGCGGAAGCCATCAAGCTGTCCGAGCAGGAGACCGGAGAGCGCAAGGGTCACTACCTCAACGTGACCGCCAACACTCCCGAAGAGATGTACGAGCGCGCTGAGTTCGCCAAGGAACTCGGCATGCCGATCATCATGCACGACTTCATCACCGGTGGCTTCACGGCCAACACCGGTTTGTCGAAGTGGTGCCGCAAGAACGGCATGTTGCTGCACATCCACCGCGCCATGCACGCGGTGATCGACCGTCACCCCAAGCACGGCATCCACTTCCGCGTTCTGGCCAAGTGTCTGCGTCTGTCCGGTGGTGACCAGCTCCACACCGGCACCGTGGTCGGAAAGCTGGAAGGTGATCGTCAGACCACCCTCGGCTACATCGACCAGCTGCGCGAATCCTTCGTGCCCGAAGACCGCAGCCGCGGCAACTTCTTCGATCAGGACTGGGGTTCCATGCCTGGCGTGTTCGCCGTTGCTTCCGGCGGTATCCACGTGTGGCACATGCCTGCCCTGGTCACCATCTTCGGCGACGACTCCGTTCTGCAGTTCGGTGGTGGTACCCACGGTCACCCCTGGGGTTCCGCTGCAGGTGCTGCGGCCAACCGCGTGGCCCTCGAGGCCTGCGTCAAGGCCCGCAACGCCGGCCGTCATCTCGAGAAAGAGAGCCGCGACATCCTTATGGAAGCCGGCAAGCACAGCCCTGAGCTGGCGATCGCCCTCGAGACCTGGAAGGAGATCAAGTTCGAGTTCGACACCGTCGACAAGCTCGACGTTCAGAACTGATCGTTTCTACGGCCGGTTGATGCAACCGGCCCAACCCTTTTTTTACAACCAGGATCCCCATGCCTTTCCAGAGCACCGTGGGTGACTATCAAACAGTCGCCACCCTGGAGACCTTCGGCTTTCTCCCGCCGATGACCCAGGACGAGATCTACGACCAGATCGCGTACATCATTGCCCAGGGTTG belongs to Synechococcus sp. WH 7805 and includes:
- a CDS encoding ferredoxin:protochlorophyllide reductase (ATP-dependent) subunit B, which codes for MELTLWTYEGPPHVGAMRIAASMQGVHYVLHAPQGDTYADLLFTMIERRGQRPPVTYTTFQARDLGGDTAELVKRHVQEAADRFQPDALLVGESCTAELIQDQPGALAQGMGLPMPVVTLELPAYSKKENWGAAETFYQLVRGLLKQTVPPQPNHDVKAWKQEGRRPRVNLLGPSLLGFRCRDDVLEIQRLLSLHGIDVGVVAPLSAGVKDILRLPQADLNVCLYPEVAESSCSWLERNFGIPFSKTVPIGMGATHDFLVEVHALLGMAPPEAAEGYQRSRMPWYSESVDSTYLTGKRVFIFGDGTHAIAAARICSEELGFTVVGLGTYSREMARPVRAAAKRLGLEALICDDYLAVEAAMAEAAPELVLGTQMERHSAKRLGIPCAVISTPMHVQDVPARHSPQMGWEGANVIFDAWVHPLMMGLEEHLIGMFRHDFEFVDGHQSHLGHQGGAGAENGTEVSNEIDSHHEASSGQLVWTADGEAELKKIPFFVRGKVRRNAESYAKEVGCKEISSETLYDAKAHYKA
- the bchL gene encoding ferredoxin:protochlorophyllide reductase (ATP-dependent) iron-sulfur ATP-binding protein, which translates into the protein MTTTLKRPVDGDGSVQVHQDPSLNIEEETLVIAVYGKGGIGKSTTSSNLSAAFSKLGKRVLQIGCDPKHDSTFTLTHKMVPTVIDILEEVDFHSEELRPEDFVFTGFNGVKCVESGGPPAGTGCGGYVTGQTVKLLKEHHLLEDTDVVIFDVLGDVVCGGFAAPLQHANYCLIVTANDFDSIFAMNRIVQAIQAKAKNYKVRLGGVVANRSADTDQIDKFNERTGLRTMAHFKDVDAIRRSRLKKCTIFEMDDADEGVQAVRQEYLRLAQNMLENVQPLEATSLKDREIFDLLGFD
- a CDS encoding protochlorophyllide reductase, which gives rise to MSMPGTVLITGTTSGVGLNATRALVSRGWTVITANRSPQRAAAAADELDLPKERLQHVLMDLGDLESVRQAVDALPETLDAVVCNAAVYKPKLKQPERSPQGYEISMATNHFGHFLLVQLLLGRLQNSSHPSRRVVILGTVTANSKELGGKIPIPAPADLGDLSGFEAGFKDPIAMASGKPFKPGKAYKDSKLCNMITTQELHRRLHADMGITFTSLYPGCVADTPLFRNTPKAFQTIFPWFQKNITGGYVSQALAGERVADVVANPDFAESGVHWSWGNRQKKDGQQFSQELSDKATDPDTARRVWELSMQLVGL
- a CDS encoding BMC domain-containing protein; translated protein: MANETMGIALGMIETRGLVPAIEAADAMTKAAEVRLIGREFVGGGYVTVLVRGETGAVNAAVRAGADACERVGDGLVAAHIIARPHREVEPALGNGNFIGQKD
- a CDS encoding BMC domain-containing protein, which codes for MNRFAGFDARERRVGGSALVTGTEVHPSASGASCVVTTDSESSRFTRRNSHVQSIELRTHVFIDSLQPQLAAYMGSVSQGFLPIPGDACLWMEVSPGMAVHRVTDIALKASNVRLGQMVVERAFGSMALYHRDQSTVLHSGDVVLEAIGSSIDQRSPAEVSWTEVIRAITPDHAVLINRQNRRGSMIEAGMSMFILETEPAGYVLIAANEAEKASNITLVDVKAVGAFGRLTLAGREGDVEEAAAAAMRAIDLVNRRSTLR
- a CDS encoding ferredoxin:protochlorophyllide reductase (ATP-dependent) subunit N — its product is MSANLLKESGPREVFCGLTSIVWLHRRMPDAFFLVVGSRTCAHLIQSAAGVMIFAEPRFGTAILSERDLAGLADAHDELDRVARELLKRRPEIRTLFLVGSCPSEVIKLDLARAAERLNEELQGRVRVVNYSGSGIETTFTQGEDGALAALVPLLPASDARQLLLVGTLADAVEDRLIHLFSKLGIETVRSLPPRQSSELPPVGPGTTVLLTQPFLTETARLLRDRGATVLKAPFPLGAEGSRRWMEAAAANFQCPEASVREVLDPLEARARIALAPHREVLAGKRIFLLPESQLELPLARFLHRECGMELVEVGVPYLNREQMVEELALLPDGTTVVEGQHVERQLDRVRAGRPDLVVCGMGLANPLEAEGITTKWSIELVFSPIHGIDQAGDLAELFSRPLHRRQLIHPALHPTPSDHPVHA
- a CDS encoding non-canonical purine NTP pyrophosphatase, with translation MEPFRGGSLRRLIIASGNPHKVAEIEAMLGPINVDVSRQPADLDVEETGSTYLENARLKALAAALRTGCWALADDSGLEVDALDGAPGLFTARFAASDHDKLERLQAAMADIPYRSACFRSAMVLCSPEGTCDEEAEGFCWGELLHTPAYPGGGIESLFWVREAGCSYGQLNASQLSRLGSRGKAARNLAQGLRRRLNLD
- a CDS encoding form I ribulose bisphosphate carboxylase large subunit gives rise to the protein MSKKYDAGVKEYRDTYWTPDYVPLDTDLLACFKCTGQDGVPKEEVAAAVAAESSTGTWSTVWSELLTDLDFYKGRCYRIEDVPGDKESFYAFIAYPLDLFEEGSITNVLTSLVGNVFGFKALRHLRLEDIRFPMAFIKSCYGPPNGIQVERDRMNKYGRPLLGCTIKPKLGLSGKNYGRVVYECLRGGLDFTKDDENINSQPFQRWQNRFEFVAEAIKLSEQETGERKGHYLNVTANTPEEMYERAEFAKELGMPIIMHDFITGGFTANTGLSKWCRKNGMLLHIHRAMHAVIDRHPKHGIHFRVLAKCLRLSGGDQLHTGTVVGKLEGDRQTTLGYIDQLRESFVPEDRSRGNFFDQDWGSMPGVFAVASGGIHVWHMPALVTIFGDDSVLQFGGGTHGHPWGSAAGAAANRVALEACVKARNAGRHLEKESRDILMEAGKHSPELAIALETWKEIKFEFDTVDKLDVQN